In the genome of Yersinia enterocolitica, the window TCATTACGCCGGACACTTCTTGCAATGTTTCAATGCCAATGACTAACAGGTGGAATTTCTCAGCATGCATGCCAGCTGCAATTTCCTGCTCAAGTAGAGCCATAAACAACGGGCGGTTGGGGAGTTCAGTCACCGGGAAACGGGTATTTATACGGGTCATATCCGTATAAGCTTCGGCTAATAGTTGCTGGTTACGGTTGTAATTGTGTACCAGTACGCCTAATTCATCATCCTGATGGTGGGCAGGTAAGGACAGTTGGTGGTTAAGCACACCTTGCTGACCAATCTTTTCCAGCTCTTTGGCCATCGCCCGCAATGGATGAATAATCAGGCGATTAATACACCAGGCGATAGAGACCGAAAGTACCAATGCCAGTAACAAATAGGTCGATAGCATGGCCGACAATGCACTGAGAATGAACTGATACATACGAAATGAGTCGGCTCGCAACACTAAATGTGCCAGTGGCTGCGGATTTGCGGATACCCGCTCCAGTGCATACAGCGGTATTGTTATCTGTACTGGCAGGGAAAAAATACGCTTAGCCCAGCGTGGAACAGGCCGTTCTGTGGGGAAGTTAGCATGTAATACCTGAATCTGATTCGGTAATATCACTTCAGCGCGGCTGAGAATACCAATCGGTAACAAGCTATTGAGGATTTTTTTGGCTTGTGGGACATCGACACTTAGTATGGCTTCTGACAACGGTTGGCGAACCGAATATGCAATGCTCTCCAACTGCTTGGCGTAGTCATCTTTGCGCTGCTGCACAAAGTGGAACAACTGAAGGACGATAAAAATACAGATGGTCACCAGTGCCACAACTGCCACTGCCGCCATTTGTTTAATCGTTAATGAACGCCTTACCTGCAAACTCGCTCTCCGCCAATGCCAACTGAATAATATAAGAGAGTGCCATGGTGATATGGCGACTCGTCGATGCTGTCTGAGTATACCCTTCTTGCTTGAAGTTGCAGCGATGTTAGCGGCTCTCCACTCACGAAGCACTAACCAGCATCAGCTTATGGCTCGCTCACAGCGAGTCAGTTACTTTGGGTGTATGATACTCGATCGCGTTCAGATTTTATCTGGTGAAACCAAACCGGAGGGGAAGAATACCGTGGGTTTCAGTCTTTTCCTATCAGGATCGCAACGTCAGAGTGCTATTTCTCACTCTAACGTTGTTTTTTCGTGCAAATCATCACGACCCAATGATTACTTAAAATCTGCGTATGGCACCAATGGCTGTGGTGGCATATCCAGAGAGCCTTGCCATCCAGCCAGAGAGTAACGCAAGTAGATAAGCGCATGGCTTGGGGTATAGTCCTTCGCCTGCTGGATATCAACCCCAGCTCCCAATGTCCAATGCGAACTCAACCGGCGCTCGATCAAGGCGCGCAAGGTATAACCCACCCCATTACTGCTATCACCATCATCGGGTTCATACCGGTCTGGAATAGTCTGGATACTGTGGTTGAGCAGATTTTGCAGTGGATAACGTGCCCGTGAGCTAGTTGCAGAATGTGAAACAGACACCGACCCACCCAACTCCCACGACCAGTTAGCCGTCCGCTGCCGATAATTTACCGGAATAGCCAGTGACAGATATTTTTGCGGGCTGTAATACCCGCCCTGGCCTAGCGTATAACCGCTGAGGTCTTTTTGATAATGCCACCACATCCCGTTCAAACCGACGGTAACACGGCGGTTATCTTCGTTGATTAGCTTGTAATAATAACCCGTCATAAAGCGCAGCCGCTGGTTATCCGCCAGATTCTGCCCGGTCAGATAGTGATAACTTAAATCGCTCCACACTCCGTGAGCCTCACCTCGGTCATAACTGGCTCCCAGGCTCACACCGTTGGCACGCACGCCCCCCCAGGTCACATTGGTATTCGGATCTTTGGCTCCAGCAAAGGCCAGCATCGAGCTGGATATTGGCCGACGTGACGCCGTGGCGGTCCAGCCAATATGATTCCAACTATTGCTGTATGCCAGCCCACCGACCACATCAACGACATCAAAACCCATCGGTGTAGTACCAAGATCAGTTTCCCAACTGTCATTTTGCCAGCCCACGGCAACACTGGTACCCGTTGCCTGTTGATGTAGATTAGTCTGACATGGCTTTTCTGTCTGGTAACAGGTACCGGCTTTATATCGGGCATTCTTGTCAAAGGTCCCGGCATCCATCTGCACCGTATCTGTTCGTAAGAAAGCCCGACCATCAGCCAGCGAGGTATCTACCTGCAACATGGTGTTGTGCGCCCGGAGATCAGAGATCCCTTCCGTGCCGCTTGACCGCAGGTAGTCGTGATCAATCGTGATACGGGTCTCCTGCTGGCGGTAAAGGTCAGCGGCATCAGAACGAATGCCCCGCTTAAGCCAGTCATCGGTGGCCTGATTGCGGGTCAGCAAGGTATAACTGTCGTTATCCGCCGCCAGTGTCGGTGTGATACCACTGGCTACCATGGCATGTTTGAAATCATCTTGTGCCGCAGCGGGTTGCCCCTGCGCTTGTGCTAATCGACCTGAATCACGGAATATCAATGCATTATCCTGTGAGGGTCCCCCTTTAGCTGCCGCCGGTTTCAAGTGCTGGAAGATCTCTGCCGCTTTTTGTGGCTCGCCCACGCCGTACCAGGCATTGGCTATCCGCCGCTGGGCGCTTGAGTTAGTCCCGTCACCGGAAAGTGGCTCATGTTGTAAATATTGGCGAGCGTCACTGAGACGGCCTTCGGCAATATAAGCCTCAATCTCACCCAGAATAGCATCGGGGTTTTGTGGCTCGCGCGCCCGAACTCGCTGATACCCCACCAGCGCTGTGTGATAGTCACCACGCTCCAACGCCCAATCAGCAAGCGTCAAGTCAATGGCAGTGTTGGCTGGCTGTTGACGTAATAGGGTTATCGCCCCCACTTCATCACCACTAGCCCGCAGTTGGCGAGCTAATGTCAGTAGCTGAGCAAATTTCAAGCGCTGGTCTA includes:
- a CDS encoding cellulose biosynthesis protein BcsC, with amino-acid sequence MRNIKIYWLLSLALLSQAFTTPAQGAEPISPTQFLLEQVRLGEATNRDELVKQSLYRLNMMDSNNPEVVAAGMRQALRQGNLAEAQKQLDKLQQLAPDSEAYQRAKLLLALTKPEVRQQLQQARLLATAGRVTEAKVQYDQLLQGKPPTLDLAVEYWRLVARVPGQEALATQKLAALDQQYPGNVALRMALARLYFNQQNATQGYATLEKVAADPVGASDAADLWMETVKTMTVSPQSVAALTHFLDIFSSGPQANIARQALASQQAMLASPTYQARLSGLAKVDSGGGAAAIPALKQALAAAPNDPEILGALGLAYARSGDRAQALRLFELAQKSDKDGLKSDKWISLIKTNRYWLLNDEGDKALKAGNTGVAQQKYQQARHIDGSDSYALIGLADVAVARHDDKTAEQYYQQALRLDPSNGSAVRGLTHIYQRESPQKALSYLSSLPRSQQAKMHDTLDSLQVDMLKQQAENLAAQQQWHQVAEKYRQALKMAPDDVWITYRLAQALAQEGHLVEADAQFHQLASRKPKDPEQVYAYALYLSSTGRDSQALAHLATLLTLHWNDNIRALDQRLKFAQLLTLARQLRASGDEVGAITLLRQQPANTAIDLTLADWALERGDYHTALVGYQRVRAREPQNPDAILGEIEAYIAEGRLSDARQYLQHEPLSGDGTNSSAQRRIANAWYGVGEPQKAAEIFQHLKPAAAKGGPSQDNALIFRDSGRLAQAQGQPAAAQDDFKHAMVASGITPTLAADNDSYTLLTRNQATDDWLKRGIRSDAADLYRQQETRITIDHDYLRSSGTEGISDLRAHNTMLQVDTSLADGRAFLRTDTVQMDAGTFDKNARYKAGTCYQTEKPCQTNLHQQATGTSVAVGWQNDSWETDLGTTPMGFDVVDVVGGLAYSNSWNHIGWTATASRRPISSSMLAFAGAKDPNTNVTWGGVRANGVSLGASYDRGEAHGVWSDLSYHYLTGQNLADNQRLRFMTGYYYKLINEDNRRVTVGLNGMWWHYQKDLSGYTLGQGGYYSPQKYLSLAIPVNYRQRTANWSWELGGSVSVSHSATSSRARYPLQNLLNHSIQTIPDRYEPDDGDSSNGVGYTLRALIERRLSSHWTLGAGVDIQQAKDYTPSHALIYLRYSLAGWQGSLDMPPQPLVPYADFK